A single genomic interval of Arthrobacter sp. NicSoilB8 harbors:
- a CDS encoding gamma-aminobutyraldehyde dehydrogenase, with product MVQTLQNFINGEFVTPAGTGLLPIVNPTNGDVVAQAPISVQADVDAAMTAAKNAFKTWKHTTPGQRQLMLLKLADAVEANSDELVEAQHRNTGQVRSLIASEEVAAGADQLRFFAGAARIMEGKSAGEYFEGHTSYVRREPIGVVAQVAPWNYPFLMAIWKIGPALAAGNTVVLKPSDTTPESTLVLARLAGEIFPAGVLNVVLGTGETGAMMVEHKVPGLVSITGSVRAGIAVASGAAKGLKRAHLELGGKAPAVVFADADIKKSAAAIAEFAFFNAGQDCTAIARVLVQDSAYDDLVAALVEHTKTLRTGSQNDEDNYFGPLNNVNHFNTVKSLVESLPENCRIETGGHQAGDKGFFFEPTIVTGAKQSDDIVQKEAFGPVITVQKFSSEEEAVDMANDVDYALASSVWTSNHGTAMRLSRDLDFGAVWINTHILLTAEMPHGGFKQSGYGKDLSMYGVEDYTRIKHVMSALDA from the coding sequence GTGGTTCAAACCTTGCAGAACTTCATCAACGGCGAGTTTGTCACCCCCGCCGGCACCGGGTTGCTGCCCATTGTGAACCCCACCAATGGTGATGTGGTGGCACAGGCGCCGATCTCTGTGCAGGCCGACGTCGACGCTGCCATGACGGCTGCCAAGAACGCCTTCAAGACCTGGAAGCACACCACGCCCGGGCAGCGCCAGCTCATGCTGCTCAAGCTCGCGGACGCCGTCGAGGCCAACAGCGACGAGCTCGTGGAGGCCCAGCACCGCAACACCGGCCAGGTCCGCTCTCTGATCGCCTCCGAGGAAGTCGCCGCAGGCGCCGACCAGCTGCGCTTCTTCGCCGGGGCCGCCCGCATCATGGAAGGCAAGTCCGCCGGCGAGTACTTCGAGGGCCACACCTCCTACGTGCGGCGGGAACCGATCGGCGTCGTCGCGCAGGTCGCCCCCTGGAACTACCCGTTCCTCATGGCCATCTGGAAGATCGGGCCCGCCCTGGCCGCCGGCAACACCGTGGTCCTCAAGCCCTCGGACACCACGCCGGAATCCACCCTGGTGCTGGCCCGCCTTGCCGGCGAGATCTTCCCGGCCGGCGTGCTGAACGTCGTCCTCGGCACCGGCGAGACCGGCGCCATGATGGTGGAGCACAAGGTCCCCGGCCTGGTCTCCATCACCGGGTCCGTCCGCGCCGGCATCGCCGTTGCCTCGGGCGCCGCCAAGGGACTCAAGCGCGCCCACCTGGAACTCGGCGGCAAGGCCCCCGCGGTGGTGTTCGCCGACGCCGACATCAAGAAGAGCGCCGCGGCCATCGCCGAGTTCGCCTTCTTCAACGCCGGCCAGGACTGCACCGCGATCGCCCGCGTGCTGGTGCAGGACTCCGCCTACGACGACCTCGTGGCGGCCCTCGTGGAGCACACCAAGACGCTCCGCACGGGCTCCCAGAACGACGAAGACAACTACTTCGGCCCGCTGAACAACGTCAACCACTTCAACACGGTCAAGTCCCTGGTGGAGTCCCTGCCGGAGAACTGCCGGATCGAAACCGGCGGACACCAGGCCGGGGACAAGGGGTTCTTCTTCGAGCCCACCATCGTCACCGGAGCCAAGCAGAGCGATGACATCGTGCAGAAGGAAGCCTTCGGCCCGGTCATCACGGTGCAGAAGTTCAGCAGTGAGGAAGAGGCCGTGGACATGGCGAACGACGTCGACTACGCGCTCGCCTCCAGCGTCTGGACCTCCAACCACGGGACCGCGATGCGCCTGAGCCGCGACCTGGACTTCGGCGCGGTCTGGATCAACACCCACATTCTTCTGACCGCCGAAATGCCGCACGGAGGCTTCAAGCAGTCCGGCTACGGCAAGGACCTGTCCATGTACGGCGTGGAGGACTACACCCGCATCAAGCACGTCATGAGTGCGCTCGATGCATAA